The following is a genomic window from bacterium.
AGTGGCGGGTCGGGGTGGTGTACCGGTTCGCGCCCGGGGCCTCGCTCTACACCCGCGTGGAGAATCAGCGGATCAACGGGATCTCGCAGTACACGTTGTACCGGTCGGAGATTAACTACAACTTCTAAATCTCCGGATCCGCGCACCGCTCCGTGGTGGCCTCCCGGACAACCGGGGGGCCACCCGGTTTTCTCCGGGGAGATCGCGCGGATGATGAAAAATGGTTACACGCGCCCGTTGCAATGGACTATACTTGTAGCCGGTAGTTTTTCGGAGGTGCAGATGATGCGGGGGCAGACCGTCAGGGCCGTCATCTTCGTCGCCATACTCTCGCTCCTCGCCGCGGACATCTCGGTCGGGTGCGGCGCCAACGCCTATGTGTACGGGCCGGTGGAACAGAAGTACACAAAGACCCCGGATGAGTTCGACGGACAGATCATGGTAGACGGTCAGACCTATTTGGTTCCGGGGTCGTTCTTTGCGAAAGTCTCGGTGGGCGACACCGTGAGGTACAACGGCCATGTGTGGTCGATCGTCAAGTACGCCGACGGTCGTCCGGTTCCGGCGCAGTCGACGCCCTAGCCCGGGAGGCTCTCGGCCGTGCGGCGCCGCTCGACGGTGAGATCCCGCGTCGCCGTGGCTGTGGCGGCGCTCCTGCCGGCGCTGGCGCCGTGGGCGCCGCCCGCGGTCGCGGCGGGCCACACCGTGGCGGTGGCGCTTTTCTACGCCCCGACGCCCGTCACCGAGTACTCGGGGTTGATCCCGGGGGAGTACGCCAGCGAAGACATGTCTGCGAAGCTGGTCGCCGCGTCCGCCGGCCGGTTCTCAGTCGTGCCGCGCGGGCAGGTCAGGACGCAGGAAGGCGGCCTGCGGTGGCGTGAGTGGGACGCGCTGCGGTTCGCGCGGTTGAGCGAACTCGGCCGCGCCGCGGGCGCGGACCGCGTGGTGGTGGGATGGATCGAATCGCTGGTGCTGGACCGGTTCGGCGGGGGCGGCAACAACTTCGACTTCGGCGGCGAAGGCGGAGGCGTTCTGGCCGGTCTCGCCGTTGTCACGGCGCAGGTGTTTGACGTTTCGCAGGGACGCATCGTCTATCAAACCAAGGTTGCCGGGCATTCGTTCGGCACGCTGCCCATGCTGGCCGTCCAGAACGCGCTCGACGACGCGGTGCGGCGCGCGGCCGCCGGGATTCCCGATTCTCTGACCGCAGAACCGGGCGCGCCGTAGCACAGACGCGCGCCGGCGCGTGCTCCGGCCGGCAGCCTAGACGCCGGCGATCTGCCGGATGATTTCCTCCGCCGCGCGCCGTGGATCGCCGGCCTTCGTGACGGCGCGCCCCACCACCAGCATGTCGGCGCCCGCCGCGACCGCGGCCGCCGGCGTGTCGGTGCGCCGTTGATCGTCGCGATCGACGCCCTCGGGCCGGATGCCCGGGCACACGATGAGGAACTCCGGACCGCACGCCGACCGCACCGCCGCCGCATCGAGGGGCGAGGCGACGACCCCGTCCAGTCCGCCTACTCGCGCGAGCCGCGCGAGCCGCAGCGTTTCCGCCGCGGGAGAGTCGGCGATGCCGATCTCGGCGAGCGCCGCGTCGTTGCCGCTCGTGAGCAGCGTGACCCCGATTACCTTCATGCGCGCGGCGTTCGCCGCGCGGTGCGCCTCGCGGGCGGCCCCGGCCGCGGCCTCGATCATGGCGCGGCCGCCGAGCGCGTGCACGTTGCACAGCGAGACGCCGAGCCGGGAGGCGGCCGCGACGCCGGCGGCGACCGTCGATGGAATGTCGTGAAACTTGAGGTCGAGGAAAACTTCGCCGCGCCGGCGGATCGCCGCGACGGCGGTCGGCCCCGCCGTGGTGAAGAGGTGCGGGCCGATCTTGAACCACCGCACCGCGCCGGCGAGGCGGTCCGCGAGCGCTTCGGCTTCGGCGAGCGAGGGCGCGTCGAGCGCCACGATCAGACGATCACGCGGATCCGCGGCATTTCCCATCGATCCCTCCCGGAGATCGTTAATGGGTTTGTCGTGCCGTGGTTATTATACGCGGTCGATCACGTGACCCGCATGCGGGGTCGGTTGACACCCGCGAACGTACGTCCTATAATCCAGTAAATTATCCGGAGCCCCCGCTCCGCGAGACTTGCCGGCGGAACGCGCCGGCGTCGCCCTACGCGGGTTCCGGCGCCGCAGGGGAGGGCCCACGCCGCGTGGGGTTGCTGGACGACGTCGCCGAGGTGTTGATTCGCGAGGATGAACTCGCGGATCGCATCGCGGACCTCGGACGGCAGATCAGCAGAGATTACGACGGCAAGACCCCGCTGTTCGTCGGCATCCTGAAGGGTTCGTCGCTGTTCCTGTCCGATCTGCTCCGCCAGGTCTCGATCCCCTGCATGCTCGACTTCATCGCCACGAGCGCGTACGGGACCGGCACCGAGAACTCCGGCATCGTCCGCATTCTCAAAGATCTCGATCAGACGATCGAGGGACGGCACGTCGTGATCGTGGATGACATCATCGACACCGGCTTCACGATGGACTACTTGCTCGAGACACTGAAGGCGCGGTATCCGGCGAGCCTCCGCGTGTGCGCGTTGCTCGACAAGACGACGCGCCGCCGCCGCCACGTGCCGATCGACTACCGCGGCTTTGAGATCCCCGACAAATTCGTGGTCGGATACGGGCTCGACTACGCGGGCATCTACCGGAATCTCCCGTTTATCTGTGTTCTGAAGCCGGAGGTCTACACGTGAACCGCCGACGGCCCCGCCCCGCGGGGGCGCCCGAGTCTCCAGGAGGGTGTACGCATGGAGTTCATCGGTAAGGGCCGCGCCGCCCGCCGCACGTACGGGTTCGAGGAGATCGCGCTCGTCCCGGCGTCGGCAACCGTGGATCCGGAAGACGTCGACACGTCGTGGCAGGTCGCGGGACGAAGCTTCGCGCTGCCCGTCATCGCGGCCGCGATGGACAGCGTCGTCGACGTCGGCATGGCCGCCGCGCTCTCGAAGCTCGGCGCGATGGCCGTCCTCAACCTCGAAGGCATCCAGACCCGCTACGCCAATCCGCGCGAGGTGCTGGACCGGCTCGCCGCGGCGACGCCGGACCGCGTCGTGGCGGTGATGCAGGAAGTCTACCGCGAGCCGATCAAGGACGACCTCGTCGGGCGCCGCGTCTCCGAGATCCGCTCGGGCGGGGGCGTGCCGGTCGTCTCCACGACGCCGGCCGGCGCCGGGCGCCTCGCCCCCGTCGCGGCGGAGGCGGGTGCCGAGATTCTGCTCGTGCAGTCCACCGTCATCACCGAACAGCACCGCAGCGAACGGGGCCGCGCCCTGTCGCTGCGGGAGCTCGTCGCCCACACCAAGATCCCGGTCATGGCCGGCAACTGCGTCTCCTACGAGGCGGCGCTGCAGCTCTTCGAGTCCGGCGTGTCCGCGGTCTTCGTCGGGGTCGGGCCCGGCGCCGCGTGCACCAGCCGGAAGGTGCTCGGCGTCGGGGTGCCCCAGGCGACGGCGATCATGGACGTGGCCGCCGCGCGGGCGGAGTTCGCGCGCCGGACGGGGCGGCACGTGCCGATCGTCGCCGACGGCGGGATCTCGGTCGGCGGCGAGATCGCCAAGTCGATCGCATGCGGCGCGGATGCGGTGATGCTCGGCTCGCTCTTCGCGCGCGCCGAAGAAGCTCCCGGGCGCGGCTTCCACTGGGGGATGGCGACGCCGCACGCCGCGCTGCCGCGGGGCACGCGAATCGCCGTCGGCAGCACGGGCACCCTGCGCGACATCCTGTTCGGACCGGCCCGGGTCGACGACGGCTCGCAAAACCTGATCGAGGCGCTCCGCACCGCGATGGGCATGTGCGGCGCGCGCTCCGTCCGGCAGATGCAGCAGGCCGAGGTGATCATCGCCCCCGCGCTCGTCACGGAGGGCAAGACCATGCAGATCGCGCAGCGGGTGGGGCAGGGCCGGTGACGGCCGCTTCAATTTCACCACAGATCGGCGCGGATGCGGCGGTCCGGGAGCGCGAGACCCGCGCGCACGTTCCGTCCACGGACGATCTCGTCGTCGTCCTCGACTTTGGGGCGCAGTACAGCCAGTTGATCGCCCGGCGCGTCCGCGAGCTTCGCGTCTACAGCCTGATCCTGCCGTACGACACCCCGCTCGCCGATCTGCTCGCGCTCCGCCCGAAGGGCCTGATCCTCTCGGGGGGTCCCAACAGCGTGTACGATCGCGGGGCGCCGCACTGCGACCCCGGGCTCTTCACCGCGGGCATCCCGATTCTCGGCATCTGCTACGGCATGCAGCTGATGGCGCACGTGCTGGGCGGTCACACCGGTCCCGCCGCGCGCCGCGAGTACGGCCGGACGCGCCTCTTCGTCGACGAGTCGCCGGACGCGCTGTTCGGCGGTCTCGAGCGCCGGCTGATCGGCTGGATGAGCCACGGCGACACCGTCTCGCGCCTGCCCGAGGGCTTCGAGACGCTCGCGCACTCCGACCACACGCCCTACGCCGCGATCGCGCACCGGCCCCACCGGCTGTATGGCCTGCAGTTCCACCCGGAGGTCTCGCACACGCCGTGGGGCACGGAGGTGCTGCGCAACTTCCTCTACACCGTGTGCGGCTGCTCCCCGTCGTGGGAGATGGCGTCGTTTATCGACCGCTCCGTCGACGAGATCCGCGCGCAGGTGGGCACGGGCCGCGCGATCTGCGCGCTGAGCGGCGGGGTCGACTCTTCCGCGGCGGCCGCGTTGGTGTACCGGGCGATCGGCGACCGGCTGAGGTGCGTGTTCGTGGACCACGGGCTGCTCCGCCAGGGCGAGTCCGAGGGCGTCGTCTCGGTGTTCCGCGACCACTTCGGGATGCCGCTCCTGCACGTCGACGCCCGCCGCCGCTTCCTCGCGCGCCTCGAGGGCGTGATCGATCCGGAGCAAAAGCGGATCCTGATCGGCCGCGAGTTCATCACGGTCTTCGCGGAAGAGGCGGCGCGCTTCGACCGGCCGGAGTACCTCGTGCAGGGCACGCTCTATCCCGACGTCATCGAAAGCGGCACGCGCACGGCGGCGCGTATCAAGACGCACCACAACGTCGGCGGCCTGCCGGACGTGATGCCGTTCCGCCTGATCGAGCCGTTCAGGACGCTGTTCAAAGACGAGGTCCGCGTGGTCGCCCGAACGCTCGGCCTGCCCGACGAGATGGTCGGCCGGCATCCGTTCCCGGGGCCGGGGCTCGCGATCCGGGTGCTCGGGGAAGTGACCGACGAGCGGCTCGAGACGCTGCGCGCGGCCGATGCGATCGTTCGCGAAGAGCTCCGCCGCGCCGGTGTGACCCGCGAGGTCTGGCAGGCGTTCGCGGTGCTCCTGCCCGTGCACACGGTCGGCGTCGCCGGCGACGCGCGCACGTACGGACACGTCGTCGCGATCCGCGTCGTGACGAGCGAGGACGGTATGACCGCCGACTGGGCGCGGCTGCCCGCGGATCTGCTCGAGGCGATGAGCAACCGGATCACCGGCGAGGTTCCCGGGATCAGCCGCGTGGTCTACGACGTGACGAGCAAGCCGCCGGCAACCATTGAGTGGGAGTAGCGCAGACGACTGCGCCACCCAGCCGGCCCTCCTCTCGAAGTTCGATAGAGTGTAGGATAGTAGAGTAGAAAACCAGCTGCTCCATCCAGCGACAGGCGCCTCAGGTGTAGCCGTGCCCGAACCAAAATCCACAATGGAAACCCTGCTCAACGATCGCCAGCTCGAGGCGGTCCGCCACGGCGACGGCCCGCTGCTGGTGCTCGCCGGCGCGGGATCGGGGAAGACCCGCGTCCTCACCTACCGCATCGCCTCGCTGATCCAAGAGCGCGGCGTTCCGGCGTCCGCGATCCTCGCGGTGACGTTTACGAACAAGGCCGCGGGCGAGATGCGCGAGCGCCTCACCGCGCTGCTCGGTCAAAAAATCGCGCGGGCGCTGTGGATCGGGACCTTTCACGCGACGTGCAGCCGCATGCTTCGCGTCTCCGGGGCGCCGGCCGGCGTCGATCCGCGTTTCATCATTTACGACAGCGACGACCAGCGCACGCTGATGCGCGAGACGCTCCGCGCGCTGGACCTCGACGACCGCCGGTTTCCCCCGGCCGCGGTGCTCGCCGAAATCAGCCGCGCGAAGAACGAACTGGTGGACCACGTCGCGTACGCCGCCCGCGCGGAGACGGCCCGCGAGTCGATGCTCGCCCAGATTTACGCGGCCTACCAGCGGCGGCTCGACGACGCGCGGGCGCTCGACTTCGACGACCTGCTGCTGCGGACGGTGCAGCTGCTGCGGGCCTCGCCCGAGGCGCTCGCGCGGTACCAGGACCGGTTCCGGCACATTCTCGTCGACGAGTATCAGGACACGAACCATGCGCAGTACACGCTGATCGGGTTCCTCGCGCGGCGCCACCGCAATCTCTGCGTCGTCGGGGACGACGATCAGGCGATCTACCGATGGCGGGGGGCCGACGTCCGCAACATCCTCGAGTTCGAGCGCGACTACCCGGAGGCGCGGATCGTCGCGCTCGAGCAGAACTACCGCTCGACGCGGCGCATCCTCGCGGTCGCGGGCGGCGTGATCCACAACAATCCGCACCGGCACCCGAAGGCCCTGTGGACGGCCAACCCCGACGGCGCGCCGGTCACCTTGTACGAGGCGTTCGACGGCTACGAGGAGGCGCGGTATGCCGGCGACCAGATCCGCGCGCACCAGGCCGCGGGCGGCCGGTTCGGCGAGGTCGCGGTGCTCTACCGCACCCACGCGCAGTCCCGGCAGTTCGAGGAGATGTTCCTCCGTCTCGGCATTTCGTACCAGATCGTCGGCGGCCTTCGCTTCTACGAGCGCGCGGAGGTCAAGGACCTGCTGGCCTACCTTCGTCTTGCCTTCAACCCCGCGGACGAGGCGGGCCTGCGGCGCGTCGTCAACGTCCCACGGCGCGGCATCGGCGACACCACCATCCGGCGGCTGGACGCCCACGCACGCGAGTCGGGCGCCACGTTGTGGGAGGCGGTGCGCAGCGCCGTTCGCGGAGGCGCCGCGGGCGCCGGACCGTCGCCGGCCGCCCCGGCCGGGGTCCCGGGGATCGGCGGCGCGATCCGGACGGGCCTGACCGAGTTCGTCGATCTCGTGGAAGACCTCGGCGTGTTTGCCGCGGATCATTCCGCGCGCGACGTCCTGCTGCGCGCGCTCGACCGGACGGGGTACCGCCGCATGCTCGAGGCCGAAGGGACCGACGAAGCCTACGCGCGCCTCGAGAACCTCGAGGAGCTGGCCGCGGTCGCGCAGGAAGTCGAGGCGATGAGCGGGGAGGGGACGCTCGAGGCGTTTCTCCAGCACCTCGCGCTGCAGACGGACGTCGACTCCCTCGAGGAGCGTCCCGACCGAGTAACGCTCATGACGCTGCACAGCGCGAAGGGCCTCGAGTTCCCGGTGGTTGTCCTGGCCGGCCTCGAGGAGGGGCTGTTTCCGCACATGCGCGCGCTGGAGGAAGAGGTCGATCTTGCCGAGGAGCGCCGGCTCTGTTACGTTGGGATGACCCGCGCGCGGCACCGCCTCCTGCTTACCTACGCCCGCCAGCGCACGTCGTACGGCACGACGCGGCCGAGCCTGCCGTCGCGGTTCCTCGCGGAGATCCCGCCCGACGCCGTCGAGCGCGCGGCGACGCCCCGGACCGGGACCGGCGACTGGCCGGCGGAAGATCAGCGTCCCGTGCCCGAGGTCGCCGTCGGCGACGCCGTCCGGCACAAGACGTTCGGCGCGGGGCGCGTACTCGAGGTGGACGGGGAGGGGCCGCGCGCGATCATCACCGTCCGGTTCGACGGCCCGGCAGGGACCAAGCGACTCGCGCTCGGCTACGCGCCGCTCGAGGTTGGTTGACGGGCAGGGGGCGCAGGCCGCTCCGCGCGAATAACTTACCGGCAGCCTCCGAGCCCGCCGGTAGACCCGTTCCTTCCGCCTAAAAAGAGGAAATGTATCCTAGAGAGCCGCTTGCGAAGGAACGCCCGCTGAAGCGGAGTTGATCGTGCAGGGCGATATGCAGGGAGGTCCCACTGTGCGATTTGTTGCCGTGTCCTTGATCCTCGTTGCAACGCTGTTGATGCCGCCGGCGTTGAGTTCATGGTTGCCGGGCGCCGGTCGGCCGGCGTGGGGCGCCTCCGCGCCGTCCCATCATCCGGTCCTCCCGGGCCTGCCGAACCCGAAGGTCATGGTCGGCGATCCGGGACGATTCGGCGGCGAGTTTCTCGACTCGCAGGTCAGCGATCCGCGGACGTTCAACCCCATCCTTGCGCAGGAGACCTCGTCGACGGGGCCGCTCGGCACCCTCTTCGACGGGCTGGTCGAGGACAACGGCGAGACGACGGAGACGGAGCCGGCGCTCGCGGAATCGTGGAAGACGAGTCCGGACGGCAAGACGTGGACCTTCGTGCTGCGGCAGGGCCTGCAGTGGGACGACGGCCAGCCGCTCACCGCGGACGATGTCGTCTTCACCTTCGGCGTCATCTTCGACAAGAACATTCCGAACAGCCTCGCCGACGTGCTGAGCGTCGCCGGGAAGCCGGTGGAGGCGACGAAGGTCGACGCGCGGACCGTGGCGTTCCACACCGCAGAGCCGTTCGGCCCGTTCCTCCGCACGATCGGGGTCTCGATCCTCCCGCGCCACAAGCTCGAGGCCCCCTACAAAGCGGGGAAATTCCGGCAGACCTGGGGGGTCAACACGCCGCCGAGCGAGCTGGTCGGCTCCGGCCCCTACATCATGACGGAATACCGGCCGGCGGAACGCGTCCGCTACGTTCGCAACCCGCACTACTGGAAGGTCGACGGGCAGGGGCACCGGCTGCCCTACATCGACCGCGTCGTCCTGCGCATCGTACCCAGCCAGGAGGCGCTGCGGCTGCTCTTCCAGGGCAAGCAGACCGACAGCTACGGCCTGCGGCCCAAGGAGTACGCCGCCTTCAAGCGGGACGAAAAGGCCGGCAACTACACGGTCTTCGACGGCGGCCCGACGTTCGGCACCGAATTCCTGGTGTTCAACCAAAACCCGCGCAGCGGCATGCCGGACTACAAGACCAAGTGGTTCCAGAATCAGAAGTTCCGCCAGGCCGTGTCCTACGCCACCGACCGGCAGGCGATCATCAACCAGGTGTACGCCGGCCACGCTGTCGTCCAGTACGGTCCGGAGAGTCCGGCGGACAAGTTCTTCTTCAACCCGCACGTGATGCAGTATCCGTACGATCTGACGAAGGCGGCGCAGGTCCTGGCCGAGGGCGGTTTCAAAAAGGGCCCGGACGGGATGCTGCGGGACGGCGACGGGCACCCGGTGGAGTTCGTGATCAGCACGAACTCGGACAACCAGGACCGGGTGGCGATCGCGAACATCATGCGGCAGGACCTGTCGCAGCTCGGCATGCGGGTCACCCTGGTGCCGGAAGCGTTCAACACGCTGGTCAACAAGCTGGTGGAGTCGTTCAAGTGGGAGACGATGGTGCTCGGCCTCACCGGCGGCATCGAGCCGCACAACGGACAGAACGTCTGGCGCTCCTCCGGCAGCCTCCACATGTGGAACCCGAAGGAGGCGAAGCCGGTCACGCCGTGG
Proteins encoded in this region:
- the guaA gene encoding glutamine-hydrolyzing GMP synthase encodes the protein MTAASISPQIGADAAVRERETRAHVPSTDDLVVVLDFGAQYSQLIARRVRELRVYSLILPYDTPLADLLALRPKGLILSGGPNSVYDRGAPHCDPGLFTAGIPILGICYGMQLMAHVLGGHTGPAARREYGRTRLFVDESPDALFGGLERRLIGWMSHGDTVSRLPEGFETLAHSDHTPYAAIAHRPHRLYGLQFHPEVSHTPWGTEVLRNFLYTVCGCSPSWEMASFIDRSVDEIRAQVGTGRAICALSGGVDSSAAAALVYRAIGDRLRCVFVDHGLLRQGESEGVVSVFRDHFGMPLLHVDARRRFLARLEGVIDPEQKRILIGREFITVFAEEAARFDRPEYLVQGTLYPDVIESGTRTAARIKTHHNVGGLPDVMPFRLIEPFRTLFKDEVRVVARTLGLPDEMVGRHPFPGPGLAIRVLGEVTDERLETLRAADAIVREELRRAGVTREVWQAFAVLLPVHTVGVAGDARTYGHVVAIRVVTSEDGMTADWARLPADLLEAMSNRITGEVPGISRVVYDVTSKPPATIEWE
- a CDS encoding UvrD-helicase domain-containing protein produces the protein METLLNDRQLEAVRHGDGPLLVLAGAGSGKTRVLTYRIASLIQERGVPASAILAVTFTNKAAGEMRERLTALLGQKIARALWIGTFHATCSRMLRVSGAPAGVDPRFIIYDSDDQRTLMRETLRALDLDDRRFPPAAVLAEISRAKNELVDHVAYAARAETARESMLAQIYAAYQRRLDDARALDFDDLLLRTVQLLRASPEALARYQDRFRHILVDEYQDTNHAQYTLIGFLARRHRNLCVVGDDDQAIYRWRGADVRNILEFERDYPEARIVALEQNYRSTRRILAVAGGVIHNNPHRHPKALWTANPDGAPVTLYEAFDGYEEARYAGDQIRAHQAAGGRFGEVAVLYRTHAQSRQFEEMFLRLGISYQIVGGLRFYERAEVKDLLAYLRLAFNPADEAGLRRVVNVPRRGIGDTTIRRLDAHARESGATLWEAVRSAVRGGAAGAGPSPAAPAGVPGIGGAIRTGLTEFVDLVEDLGVFAADHSARDVLLRALDRTGYRRMLEAEGTDEAYARLENLEELAAVAQEVEAMSGEGTLEAFLQHLALQTDVDSLEERPDRVTLMTLHSAKGLEFPVVVLAGLEEGLFPHMRALEEEVDLAEERRLCYVGMTRARHRLLLTYARQRTSYGTTRPSLPSRFLAEIPPDAVERAATPRTGTGDWPAEDQRPVPEVAVGDAVRHKTFGAGRVLEVDGEGPRAIITVRFDGPAGTKRLALGYAPLEVG
- a CDS encoding ABC transporter substrate-binding protein — translated: MRFVAVSLILVATLLMPPALSSWLPGAGRPAWGASAPSHHPVLPGLPNPKVMVGDPGRFGGEFLDSQVSDPRTFNPILAQETSSTGPLGTLFDGLVEDNGETTETEPALAESWKTSPDGKTWTFVLRQGLQWDDGQPLTADDVVFTFGVIFDKNIPNSLADVLSVAGKPVEATKVDARTVAFHTAEPFGPFLRTIGVSILPRHKLEAPYKAGKFRQTWGVNTPPSELVGSGPYIMTEYRPAERVRYVRNPHYWKVDGQGHRLPYIDRVVLRIVPSQEALRLLFQGKQTDSYGLRPKEYAAFKRDEKAGNYTVFDGGPTFGTEFLVFNQNPRSGMPDYKTKWFQNQKFRQAVSYATDRQAIINQVYAGHAVVQYGPESPADKFFFNPHVMQYPYDLTKAAQVLAEGGFKKGPDGMLRDGDGHPVEFVISTNSDNQDRVAIANIMRQDLSQLGMRVTLVPEAFNTLVNKLVESFKWETMVLGLTGGIEPHNGQNVWRSSGSLHMWNPKEAKPVTPWEAQIDRYFNLGATTVDQNRRREYYYQYQVIVAEQVPVVYTAIPNAYVAVRNKFGNIHFTAFGGPFWNFPVVFIKP
- a CDS encoding GuaB3 family IMP dehydrogenase-related protein; this translates as MEFIGKGRAARRTYGFEEIALVPASATVDPEDVDTSWQVAGRSFALPVIAAAMDSVVDVGMAAALSKLGAMAVLNLEGIQTRYANPREVLDRLAAATPDRVVAVMQEVYREPIKDDLVGRRVSEIRSGGGVPVVSTTPAGAGRLAPVAAEAGAEILLVQSTVITEQHRSERGRALSLRELVAHTKIPVMAGNCVSYEAALQLFESGVSAVFVGVGPGAACTSRKVLGVGVPQATAIMDVAAARAEFARRTGRHVPIVADGGISVGGEIAKSIACGADAVMLGSLFARAEEAPGRGFHWGMATPHAALPRGTRIAVGSTGTLRDILFGPARVDDGSQNLIEALRTAMGMCGARSVRQMQQAEVIIAPALVTEGKTMQIAQRVGQGR
- the pyrF gene encoding orotidine-5'-phosphate decarboxylase is translated as MGNAADPRDRLIVALDAPSLAEAEALADRLAGAVRWFKIGPHLFTTAGPTAVAAIRRRGEVFLDLKFHDIPSTVAAGVAAASRLGVSLCNVHALGGRAMIEAAAGAAREAHRAANAARMKVIGVTLLTSGNDAALAEIGIADSPAAETLRLARLARVGGLDGVVASPLDAAAVRSACGPEFLIVCPGIRPEGVDRDDQRRTDTPAAAVAAGADMLVVGRAVTKAGDPRRAAEEIIRQIAGV
- the hpt gene encoding hypoxanthine phosphoribosyltransferase, with protein sequence MLDDVAEVLIREDELADRIADLGRQISRDYDGKTPLFVGILKGSSLFLSDLLRQVSIPCMLDFIATSAYGTGTENSGIVRILKDLDQTIEGRHVVIVDDIIDTGFTMDYLLETLKARYPASLRVCALLDKTTRRRRHVPIDYRGFEIPDKFVVGYGLDYAGIYRNLPFICVLKPEVYT